CTTCGCCGACTGGTCGGTGGAACGGGTGTTCTCCTTGTGCGAGGCCACCGAACCGGACACGTTGACCTTGGCGCTGAACGGTCCCCAGCCCAGCTTGGCTTCGGCGGAGAAGCTGCCGGAGCGGTCTTCGGTGTCGCGTGACTGCTCGGAGTTGCGTACCTCCATGTCGAAGCTGATGTCCACCTTGTTGATTGCAAGGTTGGGCACCTTCACCACCGCCAGCAGCGGCAGCTGCAGCTCGACTTTCTCGATGGCGGCCGGATCGTCTTCGGTCGGTGCCGAACGGTCGTAGCGGAACGACACGTTGCGGATGTCGCCGACATCGTTGGGGCCGGCGTTGGCCGGGTCGGCCGGGGGCAGGAAGCCAATCACCTTGATGAAGTTCGCGGTGGCATTGGCCAGACGGACCTGAGCGTCGCAGGCGGCGCTCAGGGGGGCACCGATCAGGTCTGCCATCGGCAGGCCGCGGAATTGGTTACCCATTACAAAGTCAGACATGACGTCTCTCCTAGATCAATTTATCGAGGTTGTGGATCAGTCGCGCCATGCCCTCGGACGAGGGCTGGGTTTCGACTCTGAGGGTGACGCGCGCCACTGGCCCGCTTTCACCATTTCGGCGAACGCCCATATCGACGTTCAAAGGCGTGTGTGTATCGGTCGGCCATGGCGAGTCGGGGTCGACATCACCGGCCTGTGCCGCACTCGGTTCACGGTGATCGGCATGCAGGCCGACCTCGAAGTCGATCTGCATGTCCTTGACGGTCAGCAAGCGCGAGCCGACCAGCGACAGCAGGGGCACCCGGACCAGGCGTTCCTCGCCGTCCTTGGCGTCGGGCGACTGCAGCGGCAGGCGCACATCGACGCTGACCGGACGGTTGTCGTCATCGAAGTACTGGCGCACGGTCGCCATCTGGAAGCGCTGGATCTTGTCCTGGGCC
The Pseudomonas putida genome window above contains:
- a CDS encoding DUF2589 domain-containing protein; the encoded protein is MSDFVMGNQFRGLPMADLIGAPLSAACDAQVRLANATANFIKVIGFLPPADPANAGPNDVGDIRNVSFRYDRSAPTEDDPAAIEKVELQLPLLAVVKVPNLAINKVDISFDMEVRNSEQSRDTEDRSGSFSAEAKLGWGPFSAKVNVSGSVASHKENTRSTDQSAKYHVEVHAVDDGMPEGLARVMDIIAQSVTPKIAA
- a CDS encoding DUF2589 domain-containing protein; translated protein: MANHSLHHLIQSIAGAVAEAQDKIQRFQMATVRQYFDDDNRPVSVDVRLPLQSPDAKDGEERLVRVPLLSLVGSRLLTVKDMQIDFEVGLHADHREPSAAQAGDVDPDSPWPTDTHTPLNVDMGVRRNGESGPVARVTLRVETQPSSEGMARLIHNLDKLI